GGGTCGATCTGGATGCCGCCTTTACCTCCGCCGAAGGGGAGGCCCAGCAGGGCTGTTTTCCATGTCATCCAGATGGCCAGTGCACGGGCTGCGTCGGTATCCACGGTGGGGTGGTAACGCAATCCGCCTTTGTAGGGGCCCAGTACGTTGTTGTGCTGCACGCGGTAGCCGGTGAAAACTTCCACCGAACCATTGTCAAGCTTCACAGGAAAGTGCACCAAGATTTCACTGTGTGTGTTTCCCAGGATCTTCCGGATACCGGGATCGAGGCTCATTGTATCGGCCGCGCTGTTAAACTGGCTGATCACGTTGGCATACATGCCCCGCTTTTGTGCCGGTTCGGTTTTCTCTGTCTCGGTCTTCATAATACTTGCTTTGGTGTAGAGTGTTTCAAAAAGGGTTTTTGGAGGGAATAGTCTGGCCGGCCCCGCTTACTACTATCGGGGCGCAGGCAGGAGAGATTCTGCTTTGGGTTGTGGTGGGTTTTGATTCGGCCGGCGAAAAATTCCCATCTTCATTTCAGATCTTCAGTCATTTCGTCTCCAACCAAATCCCATTCATTTGATCGACTTATAGCCGCACGAAATCCGGGCCTTGCTGCAACCTTGTGCAAGGTAAATCATGATAAACTGTTTGGGTACAGGTACCATCTTTCCGGTTTTGATGCGTCAATGTTACTGCAAATTAACGACACTTAATAAAATATTACCGGGATTTTAACAGATTCCTGACCTAAATCATCCGGTTTTCGACGATCTCAAAAAATCAGACGATATTGAAACACGGGAAAGAAGCCCAGCTGGTATTCGAATGCTTCCTGGTGGTTGACGGGGTCATAGTTGAGCAGGAGGATGTTTTGGGTGTTCAGGATATTTTGGATGTCAAACGCCCACTCCTGTGTTACTTTTTTACCATTCAACCTGAAACGCAGGTTCATGTCGGCTCTGAAGTAATCGGGGAAGCGTTTTGTAAACGCCTGGGTGTCGTCGAATACCGCTGCTCCTGCCTGGTAAGATGCTGCCAGATCAAGTGGTGTATAGGGTTTACCGCCGGCACGGGTGATCCTGCCGTCAATGGAAAGCTGGTTGTTCTTGCCGATCCGGAACTCCTTTCCGCCCAGCACATGAAAGACATACCGACCGTCGTATGCGGATGAACGCGTGATGCCATCGCCCGCGGTATAGTCGGATGCAAACAGCGACAAGGTGCCGAGGTAATAGAACCCGTTCCCGAAAAAACGTTCAAGGGTAATTTCAACGCCGTAGTTGTTGCCGGTGCCTGTGCTGGACAAGCTGTCGAGCGGCGGAAGTCCCACGAAATCCGATCCGAGGTTGATTGCTGAAAACGATCCCCGGCCACTTGCTTTCACCGGAATGTCAAATAAGTATTGGTAGTATGCCTCGGTTTTGAGCCGGAGTTTTCGGTTGATGGCAAAATCGTATCCGGCCACCACCTGGTGACTTTTCATGAAACCCAGGTTGCGGTTGGTCCGGATTCGTTTTCCATTGGCAAGCGGCGTTTCATAAAAGTACACTTCATACAGCGGGAGCTGGCTGTGCAGGCCGTATCCGAGGTTCAGCGTTTGTTTCTCGTGGAACTGCCACCGCATGCCGATCCGGGGTTCCAGGGTATGCGTATTGTTGTAGGTGAAGTGTTGGGAATGCACTCCGCCGGTCAGGCTCAATACATCGGTGATGCGGTATCGCCATTGGGCATACAGCTGTCCGACGTATGTGTACCCGCTGAAGGTGCGGAGCGACCGTTGCACACCATGATCAAGGGTGTTTTCGTCGTAGTTGAAGTCGGGCCGGTTGGCAATGAAGCCGGTTTTCAACTGGTGACGTGCGTTGAACTTTTTGTTGAGGGTGTAGTGCATCGACCAGCGCGTTTGGGAGGAATGATCGCTGTACACCTGTGTGTGCGAATGATCGGTTTCGGAAACGGAATCCACCTCGGCCAGGCGGTTGTTGCCTGATGTTGCGATGATGATCCGCTGGAAGGTTTGCTCGTTGAAGTGGTAGGTGTGAACGACGCCTACAGTACCCATTTGTGTGCCGAATACGGCGTCTCGGTTGTTGCGCAATCCCAGCGAGTTTTCATCGGGTTTACGTTCGCTGTTTTTCAGGTCGATGCGGCTGATGCCCCCGATCCCGAATACTTCCAGCTCTCCGGCACGGGCCAGCGGAAAGGTTGTTTTGAAGGATAG
The DNA window shown above is from Flavobacteriales bacterium and carries:
- a CDS encoding TonB-dependent receptor, whose protein sequence is MNKWSLSLVVGLLTCHQLFAQDHTQTIRGRVTDMDTRSPLPGAAILLLDSDPVRGTTADSAGYFHLDQVPVGRVGIQVSYIGYKTATLQNMVLTSGKQMVLDVKLEEWVIQGEEVVIEAERNKQIALNEMATVSARQFSVEETNRYAGTLGDPARMASNFAGVGSASDQRNDIIIRGNSPIGVLWRFEGLDIPSPNHFVSQGTNGGPISILNNNLLSNSDFFTGAFPAEYGNALAGVFDLTMRSGNSEKREYTFQVGFNGAELMAEGPFSRRSEHKASYLASYRYSTLDIFEALGIKFGVAGIPRYQDLSFKTTFPLARAGELEVFGIGGISRIDLKNSERKPDENSLGLRNNRDAVFGTQMGTVGVVHTYHFNEQTFQRIIIATSGNNRLAEVDSVSETDHSHTQVYSDHSSQTRWSMHYTLNKKFNARHQLKTGFIANRPDFNYDENTLDHGVQRSLRTFSGYTYVGQLYAQWRYRITDVLSLTGGVHSQHFTYNNTHTLEPRIGMRWQFHEKQTLNLGYGLHSQLPLYEVYFYETPLANGKRIRTNRNLGFMKSHQVVAGYDFAINRKLRLKTEAYYQYLFDIPVKASGRGSFSAINLGSDFVGLPPLDSLSSTGTGNNYGVEITLERFFGNGFYYLGTLSLFASDYTAGDGITRSSAYDGRYVFHVLGGKEFRIGKNNQLSIDGRITRAGGKPYTPLDLAASYQAGAAVFDDTQAFTKRFPDYFRADMNLRFRLNGKKVTQEWAFDIQNILNTQNILLLNYDPVNHQEAFEYQLGFFPVFQYRLIF